TGCGGTGAAGCTCACCGGCGTGAGGGCGAAGAAGGGATCGGTGCCGAAGAACTCGTCCATCATGCGGGACAGCGGCGTGAACGGGGCCGGCTGGCGGGCGGCGGGCGAGTTCGTCGGACGGTTGGTGATGCTGCGGATCATGGCTTGTGCCTCCTTTCTTCCGTCGCAGCGGATACTCAGAAGAGGGGCAAAGGCCGTGCCAGTGGGAGCCGTTTTCGTCGTGTTTCGGGGCGGGCCAGGCCCCCCGGGGTGGGTGCAAGAGTGACACCCTGGTGTCGGTTTGACAGGCAGGCATGGGGGCCGCGTGGGGGCCGATGCCGGACCCCTTCCTTACGGTCGGGGTTCTTATGCTTCCGACTATGAAGATGATCGACCTGCGCAGCGACACGGTGACCCGGCCGACCAAGGAAATGCTCAGCGCCATGACGCGGGCGGAGCTGGGGGATGACGTGCTGGGGGATGACCCCACGGTGATCCGGCTGCAGGAGGTGTTCGCGCAGCGGGTGGGCAAGGCGGCCGCGTGCTTTGTGCCCACCGGCACGATGGCGAACCAGACGGCGATCCGGGCCCACTGCGAGCCGGGGGATGAGATCATCGCCCACGCCGACAGCCACATCATCCATTACGAGACCGGCGGCCCCGCGGCGTTGTCGGGCTGCATGATCCGCCCGCTGAGCGGCGAGCGCGGGCAGTTTGATGTCGAGGACCTCGAGGCCGCCGTGAGGCCGGTGGGGATCCACGCGCCCAACTCACGGCTGCTGGAGATCGAGAACACGCAGAACCGCGGCGGCGGCTCGGTGTGGGCGCTTGACCGCCTGCGGCGGGTCACGAAGCGCGGGCGCGAGCTGGGGCTGAAGCTGCACCTGGACGGGGCCCGCCTGTGGAACGCGCATGTGGCCAGCGGCGTGTCCATGGCCGAGTACGCCTCGCACTTCGACACCGTGTCGTGCTGCTTCAGCAAGGGGCTTGGCACGCCGGCGGGGTCGATCGTGGGCGGGGACGTGGAGACCATCCGGCGGGTGGCGCGGTTCCGCAAGATGTTCGGGGGGGCGATGCGGCAGGCGGGCATTCTGGCGGGGGCGGCGCTGTACGCGATGGAGCACCACGTGCAGCGGCTGGCGGAGGACCACGCGAATGCCAGGCGCCTGGCCGAAGGCATCGCGAACATCAAGGGGCTCAGCCTGCACCCCGAGCAGGCGAAGCACGGGGTTGAGAGCAACCTGGTGTTCTTCGACCTTTCGCCCAGCCTGCCGATGACGGCAGCGGACCTGTCGGCAAAGCTGCGTTCCAACGGCGTGCTGATCATGGCGACGGCGGCCCGGCGGATGCGGGCGGTCACGCACCTGGACGCAAGCCGCGAACAGGTGGAGCAGGTGCTGAAGGTGCTGGCAGACGCGGTGAGGTAAGAACACGGGAGGCGCGCTTACGACCCGATCACGGCCAGACTGCCGATTCGGGTAAGGGCGTCCGCCGCAGCAGGCGGGTGGGGCCGGGCCGGGAGCAGCAGGTTGTAGCGTGCGAGCGCGATCCAGCGGCTGCGCTGGAGGTCGTGGAAGGAGAGGTCGAAAAGCCAGCGCCCTCCGCCTGTTCCGCTGTCGGTCGGGACAGACCCGACTTCGGCCTCAACCCACGTGGCGAGGTCGTTGAGCACTTCGGGAGTCAGCGGCGGGTTGCGTCGCACGGCAAGGATGAGCACCGCGAGCGCGTAATGCGGAGTCTCCTCGTCGCGCTGGCGATTGAGGGCGCGCCAGAGGACGAACTTCCACACAGCGTCCTCGGCTTCACATCCGACCGCTATGCAACTGTCAATGAGCTGGATCAGCGTCTCGTTCTCGGCATTGCAGTACGGGTTGTTGGAGCGGTCCGCAAGGCACTCGATGAGGTGGGCGCAGGCAAAGGCACGCATGATGTGCCCGCGCTCACCAGTCGAGCCCGGCTTGCACCGGGGATCATCGGGCTCCGACCAGCGGATGAGTTCGAGAACCTCGCGGGGGTACCAGCTGCTCAGATCGAGACGCTGGGCCTGATCGCGAAGGCGACGGAGCGCGGCCAGGTGCTCGTCTGAGTCGTTGCCGTAGTCAGCGTTCGCGATCTCCAGGAGCATGGAGTCATCGATGGCGCGGCGGACGTAGGCCATGAGAGGCTTG
The nucleotide sequence above comes from Phycisphaerales bacterium. Encoded proteins:
- a CDS encoding GntG family PLP-dependent aldolase, producing the protein MKMIDLRSDTVTRPTKEMLSAMTRAELGDDVLGDDPTVIRLQEVFAQRVGKAAACFVPTGTMANQTAIRAHCEPGDEIIAHADSHIIHYETGGPAALSGCMIRPLSGERGQFDVEDLEAAVRPVGIHAPNSRLLEIENTQNRGGGSVWALDRLRRVTKRGRELGLKLHLDGARLWNAHVASGVSMAEYASHFDTVSCCFSKGLGTPAGSIVGGDVETIRRVARFRKMFGGAMRQAGILAGAALYAMEHHVQRLAEDHANARRLAEGIANIKGLSLHPEQAKHGVESNLVFFDLSPSLPMTAADLSAKLRSNGVLIMATAARRMRAVTHLDASREQVEQVLKVLADAVR